A single Microtus ochrogaster isolate Prairie Vole_2 linkage group LG3, MicOch1.0, whole genome shotgun sequence DNA region contains:
- the Aqp1 gene encoding aquaporin-1, which translates to MASEFKKKIFWRAVVAEFLAMTLFVFISIGSALGFNYPLERNQTLVQDNVKVSLAFGLSIATLAQSVGHISGAHLNPAVTLGLLLSCQISILRAVMYMIAQCVGAIVATAILSGITSSLPENSLGRNDLARGVNSGQGLGIEIIGTLQLVLCVLATTDRRRRDLGGSAPLAIGFSVALGHLLAIDYTGCGINPARSFGSAVLTRNFSNHWIFWVGPFIGGALAVLIYDFILAPRSSDLTDRMKVWTSGQVEDYDLDADDINSRVEMKPK; encoded by the exons ATGGCCAGTGAATTCAAGAAGAAGATCTTCTGGAGGGCTGTGGTGGCCGAGTTCCTGGCCATGACCCTCTTCGTCTTCATTAGCATCGGCTCTGCCCTAGGCTTTAATTACCCGCTGGAGAGAAACCAGACACTGGTCCAGGACAACGTGAAGGTGTCGCTGgcttttggtctgagcattgccACTCTGGCCCAAAGTGTGGGTCACATCAGTGGTGCTCACCTCAACCCAGCTGTCACACTGGGGCTCCTGCTCAGTTGTCAGATCAGCATCCTCCGGGCTGTCATGTACATGATTGCCCAGTGTGTGGGGGCCATCGTCGCCACTGCCATCCTCTCGGGCATCACCTCCTCCCTACCTGAGAACTCCCTTGGCCGCAATGAC CTGGCTCGAGGTGTGAACTCTGGCCAGGGTCTGGGCATTGAGATCATCGGCACTCTGCAGCTGGTGCTGTGTGTGCTGGCCACCACTGACCGGAGGCGCCGTGACTTAGGTGGCTCAGCTCCTCTTGCCATTGGCTTCTCTGTGGCCCTGGGACACCTGCTGGCG ATCGACTACACCGGCTGTGGTATCAACCCTGCCCGATCATTTGGCTCTGCTGTGCTCACCCGCAACTTCTCAAACCACTGG ATTTTCTGGGTGGGGCCATTCATCGGGGGTGCCCTGGCAGTGCTGATCTATGACTTCATCCTGGCCCCACGCAGCAGCGACCTCACAGACCGCATGAAGGTGTGGACCAGTGGCCAGGTGGAGGACTATGACCTGGATGCTGATGACATCAACTCTAGAGTGGAGATGAAGCCCAAATAG